Proteins co-encoded in one Microcella sp. genomic window:
- the dapA gene encoding 4-hydroxy-tetrahydrodipicolinate synthase, translating to MSASNPFGQVLVALVTPMLADGEVDWAGVEKHIDDVITAGADGIVVTGTTGETSTLTDAEKIRLVEVGKSVSAGRASVITGGGSNETAHAIELYKASAKAGADGVMIVTPYYNKPTQAGVLTHFRMVADATDLPVILYDIPGRAGIPIMYETILRAAKHPNILAVKDAKGDLSEVSRVLNQTDLMYFAGDDANVLPTLAIGGTGLIGVTANIAPGPYRTIVDAVNNNDLATATAEHQHLEPLVRAVMTHVPGTVATKYVLHGLGRIGTPRVRLPLVGPEEHEAAIIEDELDLVTNVEGVDFHNFRPDRNAAAGGALPKVAGTTR from the coding sequence GTGTCTGCCTCCAACCCCTTCGGCCAAGTGCTCGTCGCGCTCGTCACGCCTATGCTGGCTGACGGCGAAGTCGACTGGGCCGGGGTCGAGAAGCACATCGACGACGTCATCACCGCGGGCGCCGACGGCATCGTCGTCACGGGCACGACGGGGGAGACGAGCACCCTGACCGATGCCGAGAAGATCCGGCTGGTCGAGGTCGGCAAGTCGGTGAGCGCGGGGCGGGCATCAGTCATCACGGGCGGCGGCTCGAACGAGACGGCGCACGCCATCGAGCTCTACAAGGCCAGCGCCAAGGCCGGCGCCGACGGCGTCATGATTGTCACGCCCTACTACAACAAGCCCACTCAGGCCGGGGTGCTCACGCACTTCCGCATGGTGGCCGACGCGACCGATCTGCCGGTGATCCTGTACGACATCCCGGGCCGCGCGGGTATCCCGATCATGTACGAGACGATCCTTCGCGCGGCGAAGCACCCGAACATCCTCGCGGTCAAAGACGCCAAGGGCGACCTCAGCGAGGTGAGCCGCGTGCTCAACCAGACCGACCTGATGTACTTCGCGGGCGACGACGCCAACGTGCTGCCGACACTCGCGATCGGGGGCACCGGGCTCATCGGCGTCACGGCCAACATCGCCCCGGGGCCGTACCGCACGATCGTTGACGCCGTGAACAACAACGACCTCGCGACGGCGACGGCCGAGCACCAGCATCTCGAGCCCCTCGTGCGCGCCGTCATGACGCACGTGCCCGGCACGGTGGCGACCAAGTACGTGCTGCACGGACTCGGCCGCATCGGCACCCCGCGCGTGAGACTGCCGCTGGTCGGCCCCGAAGAGCACGAGGCCGCGATCATCGAAGACGAGCTTGATCTCGTCACGAACGTCGAGGGCGTCGACTTCCACAACTTCCGGCCCGACCGCAATGCTGCGGCCGGCGGTGCCCTGCCCAAGGTGGCCGGCACCACCCGCTAG
- a CDS encoding endonuclease domain-containing protein encodes MPELDADVAAAARVGGRVAGVSALRHHGLWVPPGARSVLQVEVADELQERPAEAQGRPVLVHWLAAGSRPRFGVAPLEATLARAAQQLPLSYAVAVLDSALRATPLTPVDLQFLAASWRPRAKAAASLADERSESGTESVLRVLLREAGIHATPQAPLPIGNLARADLLVGDRLIIECDSEAHHAEPANRRADLRRDESLIALGFIVYRPDYRQVFGDPAGVVATVAAIVARADHLSHRPG; translated from the coding sequence GTGCCCGAACTCGATGCAGACGTTGCCGCGGCGGCTCGCGTCGGTGGGCGAGTCGCTGGGGTGTCGGCACTTCGGCACCACGGTCTGTGGGTGCCTCCCGGGGCGAGGTCAGTGCTGCAGGTCGAGGTCGCCGACGAACTGCAAGAACGACCAGCAGAAGCTCAGGGCAGACCTGTGCTCGTACACTGGCTCGCGGCCGGTTCTCGCCCCCGCTTCGGAGTTGCACCGCTCGAGGCAACGCTCGCCCGAGCAGCACAACAACTACCACTGTCGTACGCCGTGGCGGTGCTCGACTCGGCGCTTCGAGCCACCCCACTGACTCCGGTCGACCTGCAGTTTCTGGCAGCGAGCTGGCGGCCACGGGCAAAGGCTGCGGCGTCACTCGCCGATGAGCGCTCAGAGTCGGGCACCGAGAGCGTACTGAGGGTGCTGTTGCGCGAGGCGGGCATCCACGCAACGCCGCAGGCGCCGCTTCCGATCGGTAATCTCGCGCGTGCCGATCTGCTTGTCGGCGACCGGCTGATCATCGAGTGCGACAGCGAGGCTCACCACGCCGAGCCGGCCAACCGACGAGCAGATCTTCGGCGAGACGAGTCGCTCATAGCCCTCGGCTTCATCGTCTATCGGCCCGACTATCGCCAGGTGTTCGGTGACCCGGCCGGGGTCGTCGCGACCGTCGCGGCCATTGTTGCTCGGGCAGATCATCTGTCGCATCGCCCCGGCTGA
- a CDS encoding ribonuclease J: protein MTTELFTPPALGSGTLRIIPLGGIGEIGRNMTVFEIDGKLLIIDCGVLFPEETQPGVDLILPDFEPIRDRLDDIIAVVLTHGHEDHIGAVPYLLRMRQDIPILGSKLTLAFIEAKLKEHRIQPYTHMVREGQVEKLGPFTLEFIAVNHSIPDALAVVVQTAGGTVLHTGDFKMDQLPLDDRITDLRAIARWGEQGVDLVLSDSTNADVPGFTALERDIGPVLENVIARAPRRVIVASFSSHVHRVQQVLDAAHANGRKVALMGRSMVRNMTIAADLGFLNVPDDLLIDHKKAANLPDDKIVYMSTGSQGEPMAVLARMANLEHQIEIGHGDTVILASSLIPGNENAVYRVINGLMKLGAKVVHKGTSRVHVSGHASAGELLYFYNVLHPTNVMPVHGEQRHLVANAELAIATGVPEKNVIVGENGTVVDLRDGVATVVGQLDIGFVYVDGSTVGEITDADLKDRRILAEEGFISIFVAMDAQTGKVVVGPEIHARGFAPDEAIFDDVKPQIVKALAEAAANGTRDSHAFSQVVRRVVGRWVNTQHRRRPMIVPVVIEA, encoded by the coding sequence ATGACCACAGAACTCTTCACCCCTCCCGCTCTCGGCTCCGGAACCCTGCGCATCATCCCGCTCGGCGGCATCGGTGAGATCGGTCGCAACATGACCGTCTTCGAGATCGACGGCAAGCTGCTCATCATCGACTGCGGCGTGCTCTTCCCCGAAGAGACCCAGCCCGGCGTCGACCTGATCCTTCCCGACTTCGAACCCATTCGCGATCGTCTCGACGACATCATCGCGGTGGTGCTCACGCACGGTCACGAAGACCACATCGGCGCGGTGCCCTACCTGCTGCGCATGCGGCAAGACATCCCGATTCTCGGCTCGAAGCTCACGCTCGCCTTCATCGAGGCGAAGCTCAAAGAGCACCGCATTCAGCCGTACACCCACATGGTCAGGGAAGGACAGGTAGAGAAGCTCGGACCGTTCACGCTCGAATTCATCGCCGTGAACCATTCGATTCCGGATGCTCTGGCCGTCGTCGTGCAGACCGCGGGTGGCACGGTGCTCCACACCGGTGACTTCAAGATGGACCAGTTGCCGCTCGACGACCGCATCACCGACCTGCGCGCGATCGCGCGCTGGGGCGAGCAGGGCGTCGACCTCGTGCTGAGCGACTCGACGAACGCCGACGTTCCGGGGTTCACCGCCCTCGAGCGCGACATCGGCCCTGTGCTCGAGAACGTCATCGCGCGCGCCCCGCGCCGCGTCATCGTCGCGAGCTTCTCGAGCCACGTGCACCGCGTGCAGCAGGTTCTCGACGCCGCTCACGCGAACGGCCGCAAGGTCGCGCTCATGGGCCGCAGCATGGTGCGCAACATGACGATCGCCGCTGACCTCGGCTTTCTCAACGTGCCCGATGACCTGCTCATCGATCACAAGAAGGCAGCGAACCTGCCCGACGACAAGATCGTCTACATGTCGACGGGCAGCCAGGGTGAGCCCATGGCCGTGCTCGCGCGCATGGCGAACCTCGAGCACCAGATCGAGATCGGCCACGGCGACACCGTGATTCTTGCGTCGAGCCTGATCCCCGGCAACGAGAACGCCGTCTACCGCGTCATCAACGGGCTCATGAAGCTCGGCGCGAAGGTCGTGCACAAGGGCACCTCGCGCGTGCACGTCTCGGGTCACGCATCGGCAGGCGAGCTGCTCTACTTCTACAACGTGCTGCACCCGACGAACGTCATGCCCGTGCACGGCGAGCAACGCCATCTTGTCGCCAACGCCGAGCTCGCGATCGCGACGGGCGTGCCCGAGAAGAACGTCATTGTGGGCGAGAACGGCACGGTCGTCGACTTGCGCGACGGCGTCGCCACCGTGGTCGGCCAGCTCGACATCGGCTTCGTGTACGTCGACGGCTCGACGGTCGGCGAGATCACTGACGCCGATCTGAAAGATCGCCGCATCCTCGCCGAGGAGGGCTTCATCTCGATCTTCGTGGCGATGGATGCTCAGACCGGCAAGGTCGTCGTCGGCCCCGAGATTCACGCTCGCGGGTTCGCGCCCGACGAGGCGATCTTCGACGACGTCAAACCCCAGATCGTCAAGGCGCTCGCCGAAGCGGCGGCGAACGGCACGCGCGACAGCCACGCCTTCAGTCAGGTCGTGCGTCGTGTCGTCGGCCGCTGGGTCAACACCCAACACCGTCGTCGCCCCATGATCGTGCCGGTGGTGATCGAGGCCTGA
- the thyX gene encoding FAD-dependent thymidylate synthase translates to MTEATEIQFRSDVTVELVRASAHDSDVLFAARVSTQGEQTLEAATAGADATDRDRGLINYLMRDRHGSPFEHNSMTFYVQAPIFVFREFMRHRIASYNEESGRYRELRPVFFVPGPERNLVQVGKPGAYDFLPGTPEQTALVDTEVRGVCEAAYASYQRMLAAGIAREVARAVLPVTIYSSMYVTMNARSLMNFLSLRTKREGTHFPSFPQREIEMVAELMEHHFAELMPLTYETFNGNGRVAP, encoded by the coding sequence GTGACCGAGGCGACCGAGATCCAGTTCCGTTCTGACGTGACCGTCGAGCTCGTGCGGGCCAGTGCCCACGACAGCGACGTGCTGTTCGCCGCGCGCGTGTCGACGCAGGGCGAGCAGACGCTCGAGGCCGCTACGGCCGGCGCCGACGCCACTGATCGCGACCGCGGACTCATCAACTACCTCATGCGCGACCGCCACGGCTCGCCCTTTGAGCACAACTCGATGACCTTTTACGTGCAGGCGCCGATCTTCGTGTTTCGTGAGTTCATGCGGCACCGCATCGCGTCGTACAACGAAGAAAGCGGACGCTACCGCGAGTTGCGCCCCGTGTTCTTCGTGCCTGGCCCCGAGCGTAATCTGGTGCAGGTCGGCAAGCCCGGTGCCTACGACTTCTTGCCCGGCACCCCCGAGCAGACGGCCCTCGTCGACACTGAAGTGCGCGGCGTGTGCGAGGCGGCCTACGCCTCCTATCAGCGGATGCTTGCCGCGGGCATCGCGCGCGAAGTGGCCCGCGCTGTCCTCCCCGTGACGATCTACAGCTCGATGTACGTCACGATGAACGCCCGCTCGCTCATGAACTTCTTGAGCCTGCGCACCAAGCGTGAGGGCACGCACTTCCCGTCGTTCCCGCAGCGCGAGATCGAGATGGTCGCCGAGCTCATGGAGCACCACTTCGCCGAGCTCATGCCCCTCACCTACGAGACCTTCAACGGCAACGGCCGCGTCGCCCCCTAG